One region of Natronorubrum aibiense genomic DNA includes:
- a CDS encoding DUF5805 domain-containing protein: protein MAADDRVAVKTYVPRYQKERWQAQADNLEMSQSEFVRTMVQAGRQEFEIPSGHADTASSTSTAAKADNEFADRILEVLDRRGALGWDDLVEALVDDVEAELDAELQRLQDENTIRYSGRDGGYVLTTDD from the coding sequence ATGGCAGCCGACGACCGTGTCGCCGTGAAGACGTACGTCCCACGGTACCAGAAAGAGCGCTGGCAGGCACAGGCCGACAACCTCGAGATGAGCCAAAGCGAGTTCGTCAGAACGATGGTCCAGGCAGGTCGACAGGAGTTCGAGATCCCATCCGGTCACGCCGACACTGCGTCTTCGACCAGCACTGCAGCAAAGGCCGACAACGAGTTCGCGGATCGAATCCTCGAGGTGCTCGACCGAAGGGGCGCGCTCGGCTGGGACGACCTCGTCGAGGCACTGGTCGACGACGTCGAAGCCGAACTCGACGCGGAACTCCAGCGGCTGCAAGACGAAAACACGATCCGATACAGCGGCCGCGACGGCGGCTACGTCCTCACAACCGATGACTGA
- a CDS encoding MBL fold metallo-hydrolase, which yields MVESDWGDWLVRDIEDADPDGVAVWYLGCNGFVIKGSEGTTIYIDPYLGLGDPPRTVRMIPVPFDPEDVTEADAVLATHEHTDHVHGESQAPILESTGATLYAPDDSLTVAREEEAWASEWDISDDQFAEVSEGDTVDIGEFTVHVEVAHDPDATHPVSYVIEHDAGTVFHGGDTKPTDEFERVGDAYDIDLGVLAFGTVGQIPDKQTREPKRTRWYNDENQLVEAASALSLDRVLPSHWDMWRGLTADPKALHHHAKSFESPQRLELVEIGDRVNV from the coding sequence ATGGTTGAAAGCGACTGGGGAGACTGGCTCGTCCGTGACATCGAAGATGCCGACCCCGACGGCGTCGCCGTCTGGTATCTCGGCTGTAACGGCTTCGTTATTAAAGGGTCCGAGGGGACGACGATCTACATCGACCCCTACCTCGGACTGGGCGATCCGCCACGAACCGTCCGGATGATTCCCGTGCCGTTCGATCCCGAAGACGTCACCGAGGCCGACGCCGTTCTCGCGACCCACGAACACACAGATCACGTCCACGGCGAAAGTCAGGCCCCGATCCTCGAGTCGACGGGTGCGACTCTGTATGCACCCGACGACAGCCTCACCGTCGCCCGCGAGGAGGAAGCGTGGGCCAGCGAGTGGGACATTTCTGACGATCAGTTCGCCGAAGTCAGCGAGGGCGACACAGTCGATATCGGCGAGTTTACGGTCCACGTCGAAGTGGCACACGACCCCGACGCGACGCATCCGGTCAGCTACGTCATCGAGCACGACGCCGGTACGGTCTTCCACGGCGGCGATACGAAACCGACCGACGAGTTCGAACGCGTCGGCGACGCCTACGACATCGACCTCGGCGTGCTCGCCTTCGGCACCGTCGGCCAGATTCCGGACAAGCAGACGCGAGAGCCGAAACGAACCCGCTGGTACAACGACGAAAACCAACTCGTCGAAGCCGCTTCGGCGCTATCCCTCGATCGAGTGCTGCCGAGTCACTGGGATATGTGGCGCGGACTCACCGCCGATCCGAAAGCGCTCCACCACCATGCGAAGAGTTTCGAGTCACCACAGCGACTCGAGCTCGTCGAGATCGGTGATCGGGTGAACGTCTAG
- a CDS encoding class II fumarate hydratase yields MGDEDTDYRIEEDSLGEMQVPTDAYWGAQTQRAIQNFPISGITFSRRFVRALGVVKKAAAQANRDLGLVDDDVAEAIIEAADEVIAGEHDEQFPVDVFQTGSGTSSNMNANEVIANRAAELMGAEIGDRVVHPNDHVNYGQSSNDVIPTAMHVAALEAVEKDVIPALDTLREALEEKEEEFDDVVKTGRTHLQDATPVTLGQEFGGYRTQVEKGLGRVDNARDHLAELALGGTATGTGLNTHEEFPGRAAEYITKETGVQFREADNHFEAQAAHDAMSEAHGALRVVAGSLNKIANDLRLLASGPRNGLGEIEQPENQPGSSIMPGKINPVIAEAVNQVHKQVVGNDAAVSAGAAEGQIDLNLYKPVLAHNFLESAELISNSSQVFAERFVAPLEANAEYCAEQVEQSMAMATSLNVHIGYDKASEVAKTALKEGKTVREVVLEKGYLDEDEADEVLDPRKMAQRGILGQDD; encoded by the coding sequence ATGGGTGACGAAGACACGGATTACCGTATCGAGGAGGACAGTCTCGGTGAGATGCAGGTTCCGACGGACGCCTACTGGGGCGCACAGACCCAGCGTGCGATCCAAAACTTCCCTATCTCGGGAATCACGTTCAGTCGCCGCTTCGTCCGCGCGCTCGGTGTCGTGAAAAAGGCCGCCGCACAGGCCAACCGCGACCTCGGACTGGTCGACGACGACGTTGCGGAGGCCATCATCGAGGCCGCAGACGAGGTCATCGCTGGCGAACACGACGAGCAGTTCCCAGTCGACGTCTTCCAGACCGGTTCCGGCACATCCTCGAACATGAACGCAAACGAGGTCATCGCCAACCGTGCCGCCGAACTCATGGGTGCGGAGATCGGCGACCGCGTCGTTCACCCGAACGACCACGTCAACTACGGCCAGTCGAGCAACGACGTCATCCCGACCGCGATGCACGTCGCCGCCCTCGAGGCCGTCGAGAAAGACGTCATCCCAGCCCTCGACACGCTGCGTGAGGCACTCGAGGAGAAAGAGGAGGAGTTCGACGACGTCGTCAAGACCGGCCGTACGCACCTGCAGGACGCGACGCCGGTCACGCTCGGCCAGGAGTTCGGTGGCTACCGCACTCAGGTCGAGAAGGGACTCGGTCGCGTCGACAACGCTCGCGACCACCTCGCCGAACTCGCCCTCGGCGGCACCGCGACCGGGACGGGACTCAACACCCACGAGGAGTTCCCCGGCCGCGCCGCCGAATACATCACCAAAGAGACCGGCGTCCAGTTCCGCGAAGCCGACAACCACTTCGAAGCCCAGGCTGCCCACGACGCCATGTCCGAGGCCCACGGCGCGCTCCGCGTCGTCGCCGGCTCGCTGAACAAGATCGCTAACGACCTGCGCCTGCTCGCCTCCGGTCCGCGCAATGGCCTCGGTGAGATCGAACAGCCGGAAAACCAACCCGGTTCGTCGATCATGCCCGGCAAGATCAACCCCGTGATCGCCGAAGCCGTCAACCAGGTCCACAAGCAGGTCGTCGGCAACGACGCCGCCGTCTCCGCCGGCGCAGCCGAGGGTCAGATCGACCTCAACCTCTACAAGCCCGTGCTGGCGCACAACTTCCTCGAGTCCGCCGAACTGATTTCGAACTCGAGTCAGGTCTTCGCCGAGCGCTTCGTCGCGCCGCTCGAAGCCAACGCGGAGTACTGCGCCGAGCAGGTCGAGCAGTCGATGGCGATGGCGACGTCGCTGAACGTCCACATCGGCTACGACAAGGCCAGCGAGGTCGCAAAGACCGCGCTCAAAGAGGGCAAGACGGTCCGCGAAGTCGTCCTCGAGAAGGGCTACCTCGACGAGGACGAAGCCGACGAAGTGCTCGACCCTCGCAAGATGGCCCAGCGCGGTATCCTCGGGCAGGACGACTGA
- a CDS encoding transcriptional regulator, which translates to MHTCRNCNQSFQTELALELHRDTCTKGQLFCQVCGDRFREGDATQDGWHYECPSEDCEGEGLQQDLYRVEDVRTATH; encoded by the coding sequence ATGCACACCTGTCGTAACTGCAACCAGTCCTTCCAGACCGAACTCGCCCTCGAGTTACACCGAGACACGTGTACGAAAGGACAACTATTCTGTCAAGTCTGTGGCGATCGATTCCGAGAAGGCGACGCAACGCAGGATGGCTGGCATTACGAGTGTCCATCCGAGGACTGCGAGGGAGAGGGGCTCCAACAAGACCTGTATCGCGTCGAAGACGTACGCACGGCGACCCACTAA
- a CDS encoding protoglobin domain-containing protein: MSDQQIPGYAYGDESVPDAPISTEELDHLKQSVMWSADDDDALQQAGDVLEPQIDEILDTWYGFVGDHDFLLHYFTDVDTNEPIDEYLDRVRARFGQWIRDTCDTPYDEAWLAYQFEIGRRHHHTGKNEADDVSAVPHIDFRYVNAFIYPITATIRDFLENSDHSRAEIDDMYHAWFKSVVLQVTLWSYPYIPDDEW, from the coding sequence ATGAGCGACCAACAGATCCCCGGATACGCGTACGGCGACGAGTCCGTCCCCGACGCGCCGATCAGTACCGAGGAGCTCGACCACCTGAAGCAGTCCGTGATGTGGTCTGCGGACGACGACGACGCGCTTCAGCAGGCAGGAGACGTCCTCGAGCCACAGATCGACGAGATTTTGGATACCTGGTATGGATTCGTCGGCGACCACGACTTCTTGCTCCATTACTTCACCGACGTCGACACCAATGAACCGATCGACGAGTACCTAGACCGTGTTCGTGCCCGATTTGGACAATGGATCCGAGACACGTGCGACACCCCTTACGACGAGGCGTGGCTCGCCTACCAATTCGAGATCGGCCGCCGACACCACCACACGGGCAAAAACGAGGCCGACGACGTTTCTGCGGTCCCACACATCGACTTTCGCTACGTGAACGCGTTCATCTACCCGATCACGGCGACGATCCGCGATTTCCTCGAGAACAGTGACCACTCCAGAGCGGAGATCGACGACATGTACCACGCGTGGTTCAAATCCGTCGTCCTGCAAGTGACTCTCTGGAGCTATCCGTATATTCCCGACGACGAGTGGTAA
- a CDS encoding PH domain-containing protein, producing the protein MNRLHPLSAVTYALQYGFVWLWAPIVLVLVLGGIFDPIDPAWTSVAAPLGFLAGVAYGIVYYYRFEYGITPDTFDVASGVVARRSREIPYGRIQNVDVKQGVVQRLLGLAVVSIETAGGGDTEASLNFVSESEANRLQEQIRQRTAEVKDRRRRREQSTAEHDSPVDEHGHDVESTEPSPDASVSSTPELGPEQAADDRTRSGRAGRTRRQRLFALEARELLLYSFTSFRPAAVAAATFVFFLATDRVINLFIMTAQPFGGPAALGEGTPTSYGILTIVSAINGVLITYLLSVAYTFATYYDFQLGRTGEDFVYERGLLQRYSGSIPVEKVQSVTVIENPLQRLIGYAGLWVETAGYGPESSGGSQSAVPLARHRRVHQFTENLTGVETPTFESPPPLARRRYLVRYSLVAALIVAAVFAVTRVTVLERWYLAAIVFAAVPPAAHLKYVHLGYYVGDDHLVIRRGFWKRRTTVIPYYRIQTVSTRRSIFQRRLGLASLVVDTASSQTFVWETPTIYDVYLEDARDVNSTGRRRLQSALRERAHDDDLGLSADFT; encoded by the coding sequence ATGAACCGACTCCACCCACTCAGCGCGGTTACTTACGCCCTCCAGTACGGGTTCGTGTGGCTGTGGGCCCCGATCGTGCTCGTCTTGGTCCTCGGCGGCATTTTCGATCCGATCGATCCGGCCTGGACATCCGTCGCGGCCCCGCTTGGTTTTCTCGCCGGCGTGGCCTACGGCATCGTCTACTACTACCGATTCGAGTACGGCATCACGCCGGACACGTTCGACGTCGCTTCTGGCGTGGTCGCCCGCCGATCGCGGGAGATCCCCTACGGACGAATCCAGAACGTCGACGTCAAACAGGGCGTCGTCCAACGACTGCTCGGCCTCGCTGTCGTCTCGATCGAGACTGCCGGCGGCGGAGACACCGAGGCGTCGTTGAACTTCGTCAGCGAATCGGAAGCGAACCGACTTCAGGAACAGATCCGGCAGCGAACGGCCGAAGTGAAAGATCGTCGACGCCGGCGCGAGCAGTCGACCGCCGAGCACGACTCCCCGGTCGACGAGCACGGCCACGACGTCGAGTCGACCGAGCCGTCTCCGGACGCATCCGTCTCGAGCACCCCCGAGCTCGGCCCGGAGCAGGCAGCCGATGACCGCACCCGATCCGGCCGAGCAGGGCGAACCCGCCGACAGCGACTGTTTGCCCTCGAGGCGCGGGAACTCCTGTTGTACTCGTTTACGTCGTTTCGACCCGCCGCGGTGGCAGCGGCGACGTTCGTCTTCTTCCTCGCAACCGACAGGGTCATCAACCTGTTCATCATGACGGCCCAGCCCTTCGGCGGTCCGGCAGCGCTCGGCGAAGGGACGCCGACCAGTTACGGCATCTTGACGATCGTGTCGGCGATAAACGGGGTTCTCATCACCTACCTGTTGAGCGTCGCGTACACGTTCGCCACCTACTACGACTTCCAGCTCGGTCGTACTGGTGAAGACTTCGTCTACGAACGGGGGCTCCTCCAGCGCTACAGCGGCTCGATCCCCGTCGAAAAAGTGCAGTCGGTGACGGTGATCGAAAACCCGCTCCAGCGGCTGATCGGCTACGCCGGGCTGTGGGTCGAAACGGCCGGCTACGGCCCCGAAAGCAGCGGCGGCAGCCAGTCGGCCGTCCCGCTCGCCAGACATCGTCGCGTCCACCAGTTCACCGAGAACCTCACGGGCGTCGAGACGCCGACATTCGAGAGCCCGCCACCGCTCGCCCGCCGGCGCTATCTCGTTCGATACTCGCTGGTCGCCGCACTGATCGTCGCGGCCGTCTTCGCCGTGACGCGAGTGACTGTTCTCGAGCGCTGGTATCTCGCCGCAATCGTCTTCGCGGCGGTGCCGCCAGCGGCCCACCTCAAGTACGTTCATCTCGGATACTACGTCGGTGACGACCATCTGGTCATCCGGCGTGGTTTCTGGAAGCGCCGAACGACCGTGATTCCCTACTACCGAATCCAGACGGTCTCGACGCGACGGTCGATCTTCCAGCGCCGTCTCGGGTTGGCCTCGCTGGTCGTCGACACTGCGAGTTCCCAGACGTTCGTCTGGGAGACGCCGACGATCTACGACGTCTATCTCGAGGACGCTCGAGACGTAAACAGTACGGGCCGTAGACGCCTCCAGTCGGCGCTTCGCGAACGCGCACACGATGACGACCTCGGGCTGTCGGCCGACTTCACCTGA
- a CDS encoding DUF7344 domain-containing protein encodes MSNSGNGRLPHARDELFDVLADETRRGIIRIVSERSPAGITKVDLATELAARTTDRTPAAVRDEDRQRLLVDCHHRTLPALFEAGLLEETDDGRLVATDHWAFDDADLVAAIDGSTDDAETDLDALFEALSDTRRRTLLSVLADQHEPYSTDALARAVAASETGTTPRDVAQERLERVHSMLKHVHLPVLNDAGIIGYDAESGLVSYDDHPALCERWLADTRDRRSDATRGKALKAATAVLRSASSR; translated from the coding sequence ATGAGTAATTCAGGCAACGGCCGACTGCCGCATGCTCGAGACGAGCTGTTCGACGTGCTCGCGGACGAGACCCGGCGTGGGATCATCCGGATCGTCAGCGAGCGCTCGCCGGCTGGCATCACGAAAGTCGATCTCGCCACCGAACTCGCCGCGAGAACGACTGACCGCACACCTGCGGCCGTCCGTGACGAGGATCGACAGCGCCTGCTCGTCGACTGTCACCACCGGACCCTGCCCGCGCTCTTCGAGGCGGGACTCCTCGAGGAAACCGACGACGGTCGACTCGTCGCGACGGACCACTGGGCGTTCGACGACGCCGACCTCGTGGCCGCCATCGACGGGTCGACGGATGACGCCGAGACCGATCTCGACGCGCTCTTCGAGGCGCTTTCGGACACGCGACGCCGGACGCTCCTGTCCGTCCTCGCGGACCAACACGAGCCATACTCGACCGACGCGCTCGCTCGAGCCGTCGCGGCCAGCGAGACGGGGACGACCCCACGTGACGTCGCGCAGGAACGTCTCGAGCGCGTCCACTCGATGCTGAAACACGTTCACCTCCCCGTGCTGAACGACGCCGGCATCATCGGATACGACGCCGAGTCGGGACTGGTCTCGTACGACGACCACCCGGCGTTGTGCGAGCGCTGGCTCGCCGACACGCGGGACCGCCGGTCGGATGCGACTCGAGGCAAGGCGCTGAAAGCCGCCACGGCGGTTCTCCGATCCGCCAGCAGCCGGTGA
- a CDS encoding tyrosine-type recombinase/integrase: MTEHKQQPNTVEYFLQDIEHHGRNERTAAAYERVLSEYETFLDERFDKTPPAASYRDCMAWVHDLRATHSESTVATYASYLNRFYSYLERVGHTEENPMTVVLEEMTESIESNPTRRDVTLSEMRSFVAAVRHPLHRAIVTTLLKTGIRAGELCNLDLIDLNLAHEAQTWQPRAHIAGRPDSLFIATEHTYGRESGGERRTASNKRKRETVIPVDEELKTALVRWLAVRPDTPQRATGAASEPLFVSTADNWGQRLTPNVVHHVVERYARERGWYRTGGGAAENVTPHYFRHFFTTHLRDRTGDRGIVQYLRGDVASDVIDTYTHNWGDRVRETYLEHIYSVAE; this comes from the coding sequence ATGACTGAGCACAAGCAACAGCCGAACACGGTCGAGTACTTCCTGCAGGACATCGAACACCACGGCCGCAACGAACGAACCGCAGCGGCCTACGAGCGCGTGCTCTCGGAGTACGAGACGTTCCTCGACGAGCGATTCGACAAGACACCACCTGCAGCGAGCTACAGGGACTGTATGGCGTGGGTGCACGACCTTCGGGCCACCCACTCCGAAAGCACCGTCGCGACGTATGCGTCGTATCTCAACCGATTTTACAGCTATCTCGAGCGAGTCGGACACACCGAGGAGAACCCGATGACGGTCGTCCTAGAGGAGATGACCGAATCGATCGAATCGAACCCGACTCGGCGCGACGTCACGTTGTCCGAGATGCGTTCGTTCGTCGCTGCCGTTCGTCATCCGCTTCACCGAGCGATCGTGACCACGCTGTTGAAAACCGGGATCCGGGCCGGCGAACTCTGTAATCTCGATCTGATCGATCTCAACCTCGCACACGAAGCCCAGACGTGGCAGCCACGAGCCCACATTGCGGGTCGTCCGGACTCGCTGTTTATCGCGACCGAACACACATACGGGCGCGAATCCGGCGGCGAGCGACGCACGGCGTCGAACAAGCGCAAACGCGAGACCGTCATTCCCGTCGACGAGGAGCTGAAAACGGCGCTCGTGCGGTGGCTCGCCGTGCGACCGGATACGCCACAGCGAGCGACCGGGGCAGCGTCGGAGCCGCTGTTCGTGTCGACGGCCGACAACTGGGGACAGCGCCTGACCCCGAACGTCGTCCATCACGTCGTCGAACGGTACGCACGAGAGCGCGGCTGGTATCGGACCGGTGGTGGCGCGGCCGAAAACGTCACGCCGCACTATTTCAGACACTTCTTTACGACACACCTGCGGGATCGAACCGGCGACCGCGGTATCGTCCAGTATCTCCGGGGTGACGTCGCCAGCGACGTGATCGACACCTACACTCACAACTGGGGTGATCGCGTCCGAGAGACGTACCTCGAGCACATTTACTCCGTTGCCGAGTAG
- the dph2 gene encoding diphthamide biosynthesis enzyme Dph2 yields the protein MSQESEYTEGDLRNTGMRLKHDREWDYELEQIVEAIEERDAKKVGLQFPEGLKRRGPAVADDLRELADDDVTFMLSGQPCYGACDLDTYLMKRTDVFVHFGHSPMKNTDKVIYVPLFSNVEVTPIMEEALETLEPPEETADVGLVTTAQHMNRYEEMAEFLEEHGYEVHSRRGDERLTHEGQVLGCNYASADVPADQVLYVGGGKFHPLGLAMEYPEKHVVIADPVNNVVTVADTEKFMKQRYGAVHRAMDAEKWGVIFCTKIGQGRWEQAQEILDDNENAYLITMDEVTPDRLRNFDMDAFVNTGCPRITTDDGPQFHKPMLTPGEYRIAVGDEPLDSLSFDTFHGTW from the coding sequence ATGAGTCAGGAGTCGGAGTACACCGAAGGGGACCTCCGGAACACCGGAATGCGTCTCAAACACGATCGCGAGTGGGACTACGAACTCGAACAGATCGTCGAGGCGATCGAGGAGCGAGACGCGAAAAAGGTCGGCCTGCAGTTCCCCGAGGGACTGAAGCGACGCGGACCCGCCGTCGCCGACGATCTGCGGGAACTGGCCGACGACGACGTAACGTTCATGCTGTCGGGCCAACCCTGCTACGGTGCCTGTGACCTCGACACCTATCTGATGAAACGCACCGACGTGTTCGTCCACTTCGGCCACTCGCCGATGAAGAACACGGACAAGGTCATCTACGTGCCGCTGTTCTCGAACGTCGAAGTGACGCCGATCATGGAGGAGGCGCTGGAGACTCTGGAACCGCCCGAGGAGACCGCAGACGTCGGACTCGTCACCACCGCCCAGCACATGAACCGCTACGAGGAGATGGCCGAGTTCTTAGAAGAGCACGGCTACGAGGTCCATAGTCGTCGCGGCGACGAGCGGCTGACCCACGAGGGACAGGTGCTGGGCTGTAACTACGCGAGCGCAGACGTACCTGCCGACCAGGTGCTCTACGTCGGTGGCGGGAAGTTCCACCCGCTCGGGCTGGCGATGGAGTACCCCGAGAAACATGTCGTCATCGCCGACCCCGTCAACAACGTCGTCACCGTCGCGGACACGGAGAAGTTCATGAAACAGCGCTACGGTGCCGTCCACCGCGCGATGGACGCCGAGAAGTGGGGCGTCATCTTCTGTACCAAGATCGGACAGGGCCGCTGGGAACAGGCCCAGGAGATCCTCGATGACAACGAGAACGCCTATCTCATCACGATGGACGAGGTCACCCCCGACCGCCTCCGGAACTTCGACATGGACGCGTTCGTCAACACCGGCTGTCCACGGATCACGACCGACGACGGCCCGCAGTTCCACAAACCCATGCTTACCCCCGGCGAGTACCGAATCGCCGTCGGCGACGAGCCCCTCGACAGCCTCTCGTTCGATACGTTCCACGGCACCTGGTAG
- a CDS encoding PH domain-containing protein, whose product MESLHPRIRLLWIVSWAIGAVILGVALAAVDQWLTDVPTVAIAGVVALALVLGIAYAVRRYQVWRFELQPDALYLERGVITFVETAVPFVRVQHVDTQFGPVERVLGLSSVVVYTAGTRNADVRIPGLTPARARDLQDTLRELAVESEADDAV is encoded by the coding sequence CAGCTGGGCGATCGGCGCGGTCATCCTCGGCGTCGCGCTCGCTGCCGTCGACCAGTGGCTCACCGACGTGCCCACGGTCGCGATCGCCGGCGTCGTCGCCCTCGCACTCGTTCTCGGCATTGCCTACGCCGTTCGGCGCTATCAGGTCTGGCGGTTCGAACTCCAACCCGATGCGCTCTACCTCGAGCGTGGCGTCATCACGTTCGTCGAAACCGCGGTGCCGTTCGTTCGCGTCCAGCACGTCGACACCCAGTTCGGCCCCGTCGAACGGGTGCTCGGGCTCTCGAGCGTCGTCGTCTATACGGCGGGAACGCGCAACGCTGACGTTCGGATCCCGGGGCTGACGCCCGCCCGCGCCCGGGATCTGCAGGACACGCTTCGTGAACTCGCCGTCGAGAGTGAAGCCGACGACGCGGTGTAA
- a CDS encoding AAA family ATPase, with the protein MSTTADTDDVIEVSADGLSVQKTFTADEFPVPAIRFEIESDNDEQVAFRLSEDIPGSFPMDKVGFHPDYHSDDWTAFQDNHVEFTGRIEPDESLVTVYGIRIDDDSEAEPFMTEPTIVEVSSEGDGGSDAEALDDDVIGNIVENDRNQPVKDMISGESDTVPGLEDETTATDDAAVEDEDDDENDGGLDLDLDLEDVDAEPDPVGDDEADEDDDTPDIDLGFGEDDVPDAEQDSGLEIELGDDDTEDEAGLEDDDSDDGDSEAATDEDIDLDLEPSAADEDDEATGADDETDGVNDEIERGDDGTEDETSEDDSAVAVDDADDTAEESLEDDEAEPEVDESTASDDVAVDSETDTDESAESDDAVTEPEPEAAAVEGSVVDQLVTELRDSDLEEDERDLLRSALDLEPAGPDIAKVEHLQSRVEEVAAYTNALEQFLEDHGTGKQLIEDVKADLETIEDDLDAMDDRVDDTEGRLGTVENELEDVDDDVEALEEDVTDLTDDVEDLEDDIDGVEEDLETVEDELEDVRADVTDIQDWRDQLGSMFSN; encoded by the coding sequence ATGAGTACCACCGCTGATACGGACGACGTTATCGAGGTCAGTGCCGATGGCCTCTCCGTCCAGAAGACGTTCACGGCGGACGAGTTTCCCGTCCCCGCGATCCGCTTCGAGATCGAGTCGGACAACGACGAACAGGTCGCGTTCCGACTCTCCGAAGACATTCCCGGCTCGTTTCCGATGGACAAGGTCGGCTTCCATCCGGACTATCACAGCGACGACTGGACGGCGTTTCAGGACAACCACGTCGAGTTCACCGGCCGGATCGAACCGGACGAGTCGCTCGTAACCGTATACGGCATTCGAATCGACGACGACAGCGAGGCGGAACCGTTCATGACGGAGCCGACGATCGTCGAGGTCAGCTCCGAGGGCGACGGCGGTTCCGACGCCGAAGCACTCGACGACGATGTCATCGGCAACATCGTCGAAAACGACCGCAACCAGCCCGTCAAGGACATGATTTCGGGCGAGTCGGACACCGTCCCCGGACTCGAGGACGAAACGACGGCTACGGACGATGCAGCGGTGGAAGACGAGGATGACGACGAGAACGACGGCGGACTCGATCTCGACCTCGACCTCGAGGACGTCGACGCGGAACCGGATCCGGTCGGCGACGATGAAGCCGACGAAGACGACGACACGCCGGACATCGACCTCGGATTCGGCGAAGACGACGTGCCGGACGCCGAGCAAGATTCCGGCCTCGAGATCGAACTCGGCGACGATGACACCGAGGACGAGGCGGGGCTCGAGGACGACGACAGCGACGACGGTGATTCCGAGGCTGCCACCGACGAAGACATCGATCTCGACCTCGAGCCGTCGGCAGCCGACGAAGACGATGAAGCAACAGGTGCTGACGACGAAACGGACGGGGTCAACGACGAGATCGAGCGCGGCGACGATGGCACCGAGGACGAAACTTCCGAGGACGATTCGGCAGTCGCAGTCGACGACGCTGACGACACTGCCGAGGAGTCGCTCGAGGACGACGAGGCGGAACCGGAGGTCGACGAGTCGACGGCGTCCGACGACGTAGCTGTAGATTCAGAAACGGACACCGACGAATCGGCCGAGTCCGACGACGCAGTCACCGAGCCAGAGCCCGAAGCGGCGGCGGTCGAGGGTTCTGTCGTCGACCAGCTCGTGACCGAACTTCGCGATTCGGACCTCGAGGAAGACGAACGGGACCTGCTCCGGTCGGCACTCGACCTCGAGCCGGCCGGCCCCGACATCGCGAAAGTCGAGCATCTCCAATCGCGCGTCGAGGAAGTCGCTGCCTACACCAACGCACTCGAGCAGTTCCTCGAGGACCACGGCACCGGTAAGCAACTCATCGAGGACGTGAAGGCCGATCTGGAGACGATCGAGGACGACCTCGATGCGATGGACGACCGCGTTGACGACACCGAGGGTCGCCTCGGGACCGTCGAAAACGAGCTCGAGGATGTCGACGACGACGTCGAAGCGCTCGAGGAGGATGTGACCGACCTCACGGACGATGTCGAGGACCTCGAAGACGACATCGACGGTGTCGAGGAAGACCTCGAGACCGTCGAAGACGAACTGGAAGACGTGCGAGCGGATGTCACCGACATTCAGGACTGGCGCGACCAGCTCGGATCGATGTTCTCGAACTAA